From the genome of Pseudomonas hamedanensis:
CACCAGCGCGCCCGCAATGTTCGTTGCTGGTGCGCACCCTCTGCGCGCAACCGCTCTAAAACGACATTTTGCTGCCTGGACCCGACCGGGCACAGCCCTTGCAAAACAGCCCTTCAGTCGTCCGCCTCTGCCAACCAGAAAAATTAAATGTTCACGGAGATCGCACAATGAAGCGTCGCAGTTTGATCAAGGCTTTCACACTCTCGGCAAGCATTGCCGCGATGGGCATGACCTGGACTGTTCAGGCGGCCGAAACCATCAAGGTGGGAATTCTGCATTCGTTGTCCGGGACCATGGCGATCTCCGAAACATCGCTCAAGGACATGGCGCTGATGACCATCGACGAGATCAATGCCAAGGGCGGCGTCAATGGCAAGCAACTCGAAGCCGTCGTGGTCGATCCAGCGTCGAACTGGCCGCTGTTCGCGGAAAAGGGCCGGCAACTGCTGACCCAGGACAAGGTGGCGGTGGTGTTCGGTTGCTGGACCTCGGTGTCGCGCAAGTCGGTGCTGCCAGTGTTTGAAGAACTCAACGGCCTGCTGTTCTACCCGGTGCAGTACGAAGGCGAAGAGATGTCGCCGAACGTCTTTTACACCGGCGCCGCGCCAAACCAGCAAGCGATCCCGGCGGTTGAATACCTGATGAGCGAAGAAGGCGGCAGCGCCAAGCGCTACTTCCTGCTCGGCACCGACTACGTCTATCCGCGTACCACCAACAAGATTTTGCGCTCGTTCCTGCATTCCAAAGGCGTGGCCGACAAAGACATCGAAGAGGTTTACACACCGTTCGGTCACAGCGACTACCAGACCATCGTTGCCAACATCAAAAAGTTCTCCGCCGGGGGCAAGACCGCCGTTATTTCTACGGTCAACGGCGATTCCAACGTGCCGTTCTATAAAGAGCTGGCCAACCAGGGCCTGAAGGCCACCGACGTACCGGTGGTGGCGTTCTCGGTCGGCGAAGAAGAACTGCGCGGCATCGACACCAAACCACTGGTGGGCAACCTCGCGGCGTGGAACTACTTCGAGTCGGTGGAAAATCCAGCGAACAAGAAATTCGTCGCCGACTGGAAAGCCTACGCCAAGAAACACAACCTGCCGGGCGCCGACAAAGCGGTGACCAACGACCCGATGGAAGCCACTTACGTCGGTATCCACATGTGGGCGCAGGCGGTCGAGAAAGCCAAGTCCACTGACGTCGACAAGGTTCGTGAAGCGCTGGCCGGGCAGACGTTTGCCGCACCGTCGGGCTACACCCTGACCATGGACAAGACCAACCACCACTTGCACAAGCCGGTGATGATCGGCGAGATCCAGAGCGACGGTCAGTTCAACGTGGTCTGGCAGACCGAAGGCCCGATTCGCGCCCAACCGTGGAGCCCGTTCATTCAGGGCAACGACAAAAAGCCGGATTATGCGGTGAAGAGCAACTGAGTCACCGGGTGTCAGTCTTGCGCCTGGCGTGAGGCTGATGCAATTCCCAGTGGGAGCGAGCTTTTGTGGTGAGGGGATTTATCCCCGATGGGTTGCGAAGCAGCCCCAGCACCATCAGTGGCGGTGTATCAGTTCGATCGCGTCGACCGATATCGCGACTGCTTCGCAGCCGAACGGGGATAAATCCCCTCGCCACAAAGGCTCGCTCCCATAATGTCCGCGTCAAGGCGACTGACTATGCCCACTGCCCTTTACCGATTTATCTGCGTCCTCGCACTTTTGCTGCCGATGTTGGCCCACGCCGGCGACGCCGAAGACTTCGTCGCGGCCAATCCCATGCAGCAGGCCAAGCTGCTGGAAGCCTGGGCTGCGCAGCCCGATCCGGCGCGTATCGAATTGCTCAACGCCCTGCAGCAAGGCGAGCTGAGCATCGACGGCCAAACCAAAACCCTGCGCCTGAACAATCGCCTGCGAGGTCTGATCGACACCGCCATGGCCAGCCACCAATTGCTCGCCGCCGACGCCAAACTCCGTCTGAGCGCCGCGCAGCAATTGCAGAAAAGCGCAAAACCGGCACAGCTGAAATTTCTCGACCAGCAACTCGCCGCCGAGAAAGACGCAAGCGTTCACGCCGCCCTGAGTCTGGCGCTGGCCAATCTGCAATTGGTCGACAGCGACCCGGCAGTGCGTCTCGCCGCCGTGCGTCTACTCGGCGAAACCGGCGACCCGCTGGCGCGCACGCGCCTGGAAGGTCTGCTCCAACCCGGTGTTGAAAGCGATGCCGGCGTGCGCACGGCCGCCGAAACCAGCCTCGCCCAGGTCAAGCGCAAATTGCTGATCGGCGAAGTGCTCGGCCAAGCGTTCAGCGGCATGTCACTCGGTTCGATTCTGCTACTCGCCGCCCTCGGTCTGGCGATCACCTTCGGCCTGCTCGGGGTGATCAACATGGCCCACGGCGAAATGCTGATGCTCGGCGCCTACTCGACTTACGTGGTGCAGTTGATGTTCCAGCGTTACGCCCCGCAAGCCATCGAGTTCTATCCGCTGGTCGCACTGCCGGTGGCGTTTTTCGTTACCGCCGCGATCGGCATGGCACTGGAACGCACGGTGATTCGCCACCTCTACGGTCGCCCGCTGGAAACCCTGCTTGCCACTTGGGGCATCAGCCTGATGCTGATTCAACTGGTGCGTTTGCTGTTCGGCGCGCAGAACGTTGAAGTCGCCAACCCGGCGTGGCTGTCCGGCGGCATTCAAGTGCTGCCAAACCTGGTGCTGCCGTACAACCGCATCGTCATCATCGCTTTCGCGCTATTCGTCGTCGTGCTGACCTGGCTGCTGCTGAACAAGACCCGCCTGGGTCTCAACGTGCGCGCCGTCACCCAGAACCGCAACATGGCCGCCTGCTGCGGCGTGCCGACGGGGCGGGTCGACATGCTCGCCTTCGGCCTCGGTTCGGGCATCGCCGGCCTCGGTGGTGTCGCACTGAGCCAGATCGGCAACGTCGGCCCCGACCTCGGTCAGAGCTACATCATCGACTCGTTCCTGGTGGTGGTACTCGGCGGCGTCGGCCAACTGGCGGGCAGCGTGCTCGCCGCGTTTGGCTTAGGGATCGCCAACAAGATTCTCGAACCGCAGATCGGTGCGGTGCTCGGCAAGATCCTGATCCTCGCGCTGATCATTCTGTTTATCCAGAAACGTCCGCAAGGCCTCTTCGCACTGAAAGGACGGGTGATCGACTGATGAACCAGCCTCTACTTGTCACCGCCACACAAAAGGCCGGGCCGAAAGTCACGTTTGCCATCGGTGGCGTAGTCCTCGCGTTGCTGATCGTCTTGCCGTTGCTGTCGCTGCTCACGCCGGACCATGCCCTGCACGTTTCGGCTTATACCCTGACGCTCGTGGGCAAGATTCTCTGCTACGCCATCGTCGCCCTGGCGCTGGATCTGGTCTGGGGTTACGCCGGTCTGCTGTCGCTGGGCCACGGTCTGTTCTTCGCCCTCGGCGGCTACGCGATGGGCATGTACCTGATGCGCCAGGCTGCTGGGGATGGCTTGCCGGCGTTCATGACCTTTTTGTCGTGGAGCGAACTGCCGTGGTACTGGACCGGCACCAGCAGTTTCCTCTGGGCGATGTGCCTGGTGGTGCTGGCGCCGGGTCTGCTGGCGCTGGTGTTCGGTTTCTTCGCCTTCCGTTCGCGGATCAAAGGCGTGTATTTCTCGATCATGACCCAGGCCCTGACGTTCGCCGGCATGCTTCTGTTTTTCCGCAACGAGACCGGGTTTGGCGGCAATAACGGCTTTACCAATTTCCGTACGATTCTCGGTTTCGGCATCACTGAACCGGGCACCCGTGCGGTGTTGTTTCTGGCCACTGTGCTGTTGCTGGTGGCCAGCCTGTTCATTGGCTGGCGACTGGCGCAAAGCAAATTCGGGCGAGTGCTGACGGCGCTGCGTGATGCGGAAAACCGCCTGATGTTCTGCGGCTACGACCCGCGCGGTTTCAAGCTGTTTGTCTGGGTGTTGAGTGCGGTGTTGTGCGGTCTCGCCGGTGCGTTGTACGTGCCGCAAGTGGGCATCATCAACCCCAGCGAAATGTCGCCGACCAACTCCATCGAAGCGGCGGTGTGGGTCGCCCTCGGCGGGCGCGGCACTCTGATCGGCCCGCTGCTCGGCGCCGGCGTGGTCAATGGCATGAAGAGCTGGTTCACCGTGGCCTTCCCCGAGTACTGGCTGTTCTTCCTCGGCGCGTTGTTCATCGTCGTGACGTTGTACCTGCCCAAAGGCGTGATCGGTCTGCTGAAAAAACGAGGTGAATCATGAGAGTGACAGCGAGTGCTGAATTCATGCTGGAACCGGCGTTCTTTCCCGTCGAGCCGAACAAGGACGAGGGCACCAGCCGCGACTCGATCGGCCTCGGCCAGCGCGTCGGCCCGGGCCTCGACACCCGCCACGGCACGATCCTCACACTGGAAGACATCAGCGTCAGCTTCGACGGCTTTCGTGCACTGAACAATCTTAATCTGTACATCGGTGTCGGCGAGCTGCGCTGCATCATCGGCCCCAACGGTGCCGGAAAAACCACCTTGATGGACGTCATCACCGGCAAGACCCGGCCCAGCCACGGCAAGGCCTGGTTCGGCGAAACCCTCGACCTGACACAGATGAGCGAAGTGCAGATCGCCCAGTCCGGGATTGGCCGCAAGTTTCAGAAGCCGACCGTGTTCGAAGCCTTGAGCGTGTTTGAAAACCTTGAACTGGCGCAGAAGACCGACAAATCGGTGTGGGCCAGTTTGCGCGCGCGTTTAAGCGGCGAGCAGAAGGACCGCATCAGCGAAGTGCTGGAGACGATTCGCCTGACCACCTCGGTCAATCGCCAGGCCGGGCTGTTGTCCCACGGGCAGAAGCAGTTTCTGGAGATCGGCATGCTGCTGATGCAGGACCCGCAACTGCTGTTGCTCGACGAGCCGGTAGCGGGCATGACCGATGCCGAAACCGAGTTTACTGCCGAGCTGTTCAAGTCGCTGGCGGGCAAACATTCGTTGATGGTGGTGGAGCATGACATGGGCTTCGTCGGCTCGATTGCCGACCACGTCACGGTGCTGCATCAGGGCAGCGTGTTGGCTGAAGGCTCGCTGGAGCAAGTGCAGGAAAACGAGCGGGTGATCGAGGTCTACCTCGGCCGCTGAAATTCAGATCGTTCCCACGCTCCGCGTGGGAATGCATCCCGTGACGCTCTGCGTCACACAACGGCGGACGCAGAGCGTCCATGGCGGCATTCCCACGCAGAGCGTGGGAACGATCCCCGGGGAGAATCCATACATGCTGCAAGTCGACAAGCTGCACCAATACTACGGCGGTAGCCACATCCTGCGCGGCCTGAGCTTTGACGTGAAGGTCGGCGAAGTCACTTGCCTGCTCGGCCGTAACGGCGTGGGCAAGACCACCCTGCTCAAATGCCTGATGGGCCTGTTGCCGGCCAAGGAAGGTGCGGTGAGCTGGGAAGGTAAACCGATCACCTCGTTCAAGCCACATCAGCGGGTTCACGCCGGCATCGCCTACGTGCCGCAGGGTCGGGAAATTTTCGGCCGCCTGACCGTGGAAGAAAATTTGTTGATGGGCCTGTCGCGTTTTCCCGGCTCCGAAGCCAAAGAAGTTCCAGCGTTCATCTACGAACTGTTCCCGGTGCTGCTACAAATGAAGCAGCGTCGTGGCGGCGATCTGTCCGGCGGTCAGCAACAGCAACTGGCGATCGGCCGAGCGCTGGCCAGCCGTCCGCGCTTGCTGATTCTTGATGAGCCCACCGAAGGCATTCAACCGTCGGTGATCAAGGAGATCGGCGCGGTGATCAAGCAACTCGCGGCACGGGGCGACATGGCGATTTTGCTGGTCGAGCAGTTCTACGATTTCGCCGCCGAACTGGCCGATCAATACCTGGTGATGTCTCGCGGTGAGATCGTCCAGCAGGGCCGCGGTGAAAATATGGAGGCCGAAGGTGTGCGCGGTCTGGTCACGATCTAACGCGGCGGTCTAATCTGTAGCTTCCTAACGATAATCACAAAACCATGAATTCGATTGTTGCACCTGCCCTGTTTACCCCGAGCTGGCACGCCGAGCTGGAACTGGCTTATGCGCGTTTTGGCGATTGCACGCGCCCGATCCAGCGGCGTCACCTCGGCCCGCTGCGGGTGCAAAAGCACCTGTATGCCGAAGGCCCTGAAGTTTGCCAGCACATCATTGTCCACCCACCGGGCGGGATCGCCGGGGGCGACCGGCTGAACATCAGCGCCCGCGTCGAACACAACGCCTGGGCGCAGATCACCAGTCCCGGCGCCGCCAAGTGGTA
Proteins encoded in this window:
- the urtA gene encoding urea ABC transporter substrate-binding protein, with product MKRRSLIKAFTLSASIAAMGMTWTVQAAETIKVGILHSLSGTMAISETSLKDMALMTIDEINAKGGVNGKQLEAVVVDPASNWPLFAEKGRQLLTQDKVAVVFGCWTSVSRKSVLPVFEELNGLLFYPVQYEGEEMSPNVFYTGAAPNQQAIPAVEYLMSEEGGSAKRYFLLGTDYVYPRTTNKILRSFLHSKGVADKDIEEVYTPFGHSDYQTIVANIKKFSAGGKTAVISTVNGDSNVPFYKELANQGLKATDVPVVAFSVGEEELRGIDTKPLVGNLAAWNYFESVENPANKKFVADWKAYAKKHNLPGADKAVTNDPMEATYVGIHMWAQAVEKAKSTDVDKVREALAGQTFAAPSGYTLTMDKTNHHLHKPVMIGEIQSDGQFNVVWQTEGPIRAQPWSPFIQGNDKKPDYAVKSN
- the urtB gene encoding urea ABC transporter permease subunit UrtB; the encoded protein is MPTALYRFICVLALLLPMLAHAGDAEDFVAANPMQQAKLLEAWAAQPDPARIELLNALQQGELSIDGQTKTLRLNNRLRGLIDTAMASHQLLAADAKLRLSAAQQLQKSAKPAQLKFLDQQLAAEKDASVHAALSLALANLQLVDSDPAVRLAAVRLLGETGDPLARTRLEGLLQPGVESDAGVRTAAETSLAQVKRKLLIGEVLGQAFSGMSLGSILLLAALGLAITFGLLGVINMAHGEMLMLGAYSTYVVQLMFQRYAPQAIEFYPLVALPVAFFVTAAIGMALERTVIRHLYGRPLETLLATWGISLMLIQLVRLLFGAQNVEVANPAWLSGGIQVLPNLVLPYNRIVIIAFALFVVVLTWLLLNKTRLGLNVRAVTQNRNMAACCGVPTGRVDMLAFGLGSGIAGLGGVALSQIGNVGPDLGQSYIIDSFLVVVLGGVGQLAGSVLAAFGLGIANKILEPQIGAVLGKILILALIILFIQKRPQGLFALKGRVID
- the urtC gene encoding urea ABC transporter permease subunit UrtC, whose amino-acid sequence is MNQPLLVTATQKAGPKVTFAIGGVVLALLIVLPLLSLLTPDHALHVSAYTLTLVGKILCYAIVALALDLVWGYAGLLSLGHGLFFALGGYAMGMYLMRQAAGDGLPAFMTFLSWSELPWYWTGTSSFLWAMCLVVLAPGLLALVFGFFAFRSRIKGVYFSIMTQALTFAGMLLFFRNETGFGGNNGFTNFRTILGFGITEPGTRAVLFLATVLLLVASLFIGWRLAQSKFGRVLTALRDAENRLMFCGYDPRGFKLFVWVLSAVLCGLAGALYVPQVGIINPSEMSPTNSIEAAVWVALGGRGTLIGPLLGAGVVNGMKSWFTVAFPEYWLFFLGALFIVVTLYLPKGVIGLLKKRGES
- the urtD gene encoding urea ABC transporter ATP-binding protein UrtD; protein product: MRVTASAEFMLEPAFFPVEPNKDEGTSRDSIGLGQRVGPGLDTRHGTILTLEDISVSFDGFRALNNLNLYIGVGELRCIIGPNGAGKTTLMDVITGKTRPSHGKAWFGETLDLTQMSEVQIAQSGIGRKFQKPTVFEALSVFENLELAQKTDKSVWASLRARLSGEQKDRISEVLETIRLTTSVNRQAGLLSHGQKQFLEIGMLLMQDPQLLLLDEPVAGMTDAETEFTAELFKSLAGKHSLMVVEHDMGFVGSIADHVTVLHQGSVLAEGSLEQVQENERVIEVYLGR
- the urtE gene encoding urea ABC transporter ATP-binding subunit UrtE translates to MLQVDKLHQYYGGSHILRGLSFDVKVGEVTCLLGRNGVGKTTLLKCLMGLLPAKEGAVSWEGKPITSFKPHQRVHAGIAYVPQGREIFGRLTVEENLLMGLSRFPGSEAKEVPAFIYELFPVLLQMKQRRGGDLSGGQQQQLAIGRALASRPRLLILDEPTEGIQPSVIKEIGAVIKQLAARGDMAILLVEQFYDFAAELADQYLVMSRGEIVQQGRGENMEAEGVRGLVTI